Within the Sulfitobacter sp. JL08 genome, the region CAGGCATTCAGTTCATCATCGCTGACCCCGGCCAGACGCCCGATTTTACGCAATTCTTCGACAATCTGGTTCGGATCGCCGGCGCGGGCCCATGTTTGCTGACCGGAATACAGCAGATCGGACACCCCGAAAAAGCGATCAGGTCCGGCGCAGCGGGCAATCATCGATGCCCAAAGGCCGAATCGGTCGAAATAGACTTCGCGGTAAACGAACCGGACCTTGCCGGTATCGATATAATCAGCCTTCAACTGCTTGTAGGGACCGGCGTGGAACGATGCGCAATGCGGACATGTATAAGACGCATATTCGATCACGGTGACCGGCGCGTTTTCATCGCCTTGCACCATCTCGGTGATGGTGGAAATATCGATATCCGCAGCCTGTTGGGCGTTGGCTGCCCCGACCAGCGGGTTGGGCGGGGTGGAAGACGTGCCGGTGAACCACAAAGCCCCGAGGCCAAGGGTTACGGCAGCACAAATGACGGCGATCACACGCTTCATAGCGGATCCTTTCCTAGCGTTTTGCTTTTGATAGAACGTTTTTACCCAGCAGTTCCAGCGCGGAACGCAGGTTTTCGTTTTCAACCGACTTTGCCGCGTCGCGGGCGGATTGTTCCACCGCGGGATCGGCTGGGTTTTCGGCATGTGGTTTCGGGCGCATTTCGAACTGTGCCTGCCCTTCGGCAAAGCCTGTGGGCGCAGTCTGGGTGATGCGGATACGCGAAATGGCATTATAGCCGTAAACGGCATTCACCTTGGCGCGCAGTTGTTCCTTTTGCATTTCCAGCATCGGGGCCTGTGCGCCGGTTGTCAGAACCGTCAGCGTTGCGCCAAAGCCGCCGCGCCCATAGCTGACATTAACGGGCCGCGCGATGGCAGCGATATCGTCGCCCACGATTTCCGGCCACCCGGTCAGCACACGGCTGACGGCAAAGCCGCGCGTTTCACCCGCGCGCCGGATCCGGTCCGTCAACAGCGTTGCGGTCCGCTTGAATCCCTTGGTGCCGCCCTGTTTCAAGGTCATGGTTTTGGTTCTCCGCGTTGTGCGCTACTTTAGTGGACAGATGATCCAGCGCCAGTGAAACCGACCTGACCGGAGTATAAACATTGCGTGACCTGCCTGCCCCGGATGCGTTGGCCGACGCGTTGCTGACCTGGTATGACGTGCATGCCCGCGACATGCCGTGGCGGGTACCGCCTGCCGCCCGCAAGGCCGGTGTGCACCCTGATCCCTATCGGGTCTGGTTGTCGGAAATCATGTTGCAACAGACAACTGTGGCGGCGGTGCGCGATTATTTCCTGCGGTTCACGACGCGCTGGCCCACTGTGGCCGATCTGGCTGCGGCCCAAGACAGTGATGTGATGGGCGAATGGGCCGGATTGGGATATTACGCCCGCGCCCGCAACCTGCTGAAATGTGCGCGCCAGAT harbors:
- a CDS encoding DUF721 domain-containing protein gives rise to the protein MTLKQGGTKGFKRTATLLTDRIRRAGETRGFAVSRVLTGWPEIVGDDIAAIARPVNVSYGRGGFGATLTVLTTGAQAPMLEMQKEQLRAKVNAVYGYNAISRIRITQTAPTGFAEGQAQFEMRPKPHAENPADPAVEQSARDAAKSVENENLRSALELLGKNVLSKAKR
- a CDS encoding DsbA family protein; this translates as MKRVIAVICAAVTLGLGALWFTGTSSTPPNPLVGAANAQQAADIDISTITEMVQGDENAPVTVIEYASYTCPHCASFHAGPYKQLKADYIDTGKVRFVYREVYFDRFGLWASMIARCAGPDRFFGVSDLLYSGQQTWARAGDPNQIVEELRKIGRLAGVSDDELNACLQDADKAQTLVAWYQANAEADDITSTPTFIIDGTKYSNLSYDDMSARIETALGN